One part of the Sus scrofa isolate TJ Tabasco breed Duroc chromosome 8, Sscrofa11.1, whole genome shotgun sequence genome encodes these proteins:
- the LOC100513607 gene encoding tripartite motif-containing protein 60-like, translating to MAQAASLAQLQAEASCPICLDYLRDPVTTDCGHNFCHSCLLQRWEGLQGDFPCPVCLQHCPDRSLRRNTQLCHMVDVVKQLPNTRRKRKRQEEKPLCEKHHQVLSLFCEEDLELLCPQCKISSHHGGHLVVPMELAAACHRKKLKGFIKFLTKRLEEVDEALEIQTSKAYHLMEEVANQRNKLQVEVEHMKHFLGKMHDDIHFRLLTEEKGVQDEIIVKNNQISDHISMLKTLLDDINDKCVQPDTNLLMGIEKIHSTFENLESPAGFSYELNKEIFTLPPQYFGLHKMISTFQENLTLDAKTAHGSLILSQDGKTATFQRRKQNRAHKSKAFTSHPAVLGSEGFDAGRHFWQVEGRGLGELFLGVCKESFPRNVPIPPTPDNGCWKIQVWATTPDTGVSGNSCHIGVFLDYELGEVSFYNLFDRSNLYTFSAIFTGKLMPYFSVSPFATSLKLRIVEDEV from the coding sequence ATGGCCCAGGCAGCCTCCCTGGCACAGCTCCAAGCAGAAGCCAGCTGCCCCATCTGCCTGGATTACCTGCGAGACCCAGTGACCACTGACTGTGGGCACAACTTCTGTCACTCGTGCCTCCTCCAGCGCTGGGAGGGTCTGCAGGGCGACTTCCCCTGTCCTGTGTGCCTCCAGCACTGCCCTGACAGGAGCCTCAGGAGGAACACCCAGCTCTGTCACATGGTTGATGTTGTGAAGCAGCTTCCCAACACAAGGCGCAAGAGGAAGCGGCAGGAAGAGAAACCGCTATGTGAGAAGCACCATCAGGTTCTCAGCCTGTTTTGTGAGGAGGACCTGGAgctgctgtgtccccagtgcaAGATCTCTTCTCACCATGGTGGGCACCTCGTGGTGCCCATGGAACTAGCTGCAGCCTGTCATAGGAAGAAGCTCAAAGGCTTCATCAAATTCCTTACAAAGCGTCTTGAAGAGGTTGATGAGGCATTAGAAATCCAAACCTCAAAAGCATATCACTTGATGGAGGAGGTAGCGAATCAAAGGAACAAACTGCAAGTGGAAGTTGAACATATGAAGCATTTCTTGGGTAAGATGCATGATGACATTCATTTCAGGTTACTAACGGAAGAGAAGGGTGTTCAAGATGAAATAATTgtgaaaaataaccaaatatcAGATCACATATCCATGTTGAAAACTCTGCTTGATGACATAAACGATAAATGTGTGCAGCCTGACACAAATTTACTGATGGGCATTGAAAAGATCCACAGCACATTTGAAAACCTGGAGAGCCCAGCAGGCTTTTCCTATGAATTAAACAAGGAGATTTTCACTCTCCCCCCACAATATTTTGGCCTGCACAAAATGATCAGTACATTTCAGGAAAATCTGACACTTGATGCTAAAACTGCTCACGGCAGTCTCATCCTTTCACAAGATGGGAAAACAGCAACATTTCAAAGGAGGAAACAAAACCGAGCTCATAAATCCAAGGCCTTTACTTCTCACCCAGCTGTCTTGGGTTCTGAGGGATTTGATGCTGGCAGGCATTTTTGGCAGGTTGAAGGAAGAGGCCTGGGTGAATTGTTCTTAGGTGTGTGTAAAGAATCTTTCCCCAGAAATGTTCCTATACCACCAACCCCAGACAATGGCTGCTGGAAAATTCAGGTCTGGGCCACTACACCTGACACAGGGGTTTCAGGCAACTCCTGTCACATTGGTGTTTTTCTAGACTATGAGTTGGGAGAAGTTTCTTTTTACAACTTGTTTGATAGATCTAATTTATATACATTCAGTGCCATTTTTACAGGAAAACTTATGCCCTACTTCTCTGTTAGTCCTTTTGCCACATCACTTAAACTAAGAATAGTTGAAGATGAGGTCTGA
- the LOC100621782 gene encoding tripartite motif-containing protein 60-like, with protein sequence MAQAASLAQLQAETSCPICLDYLQDPVTTDCGHNFCHSCILQRWEDLQGDFPCPVCLQHCPDRSLRRNTQLCHMVDVVKQLPNTEGEGKQQEEKPLCEKHHQVLSLFCEEDLELLCPQCQVSCDHQDHHLVPMEQAAACHRKRLKGSIEPLKKQLEEADMALDMQVSKSYELLWRVEHKKRNLHRDVEHIKDFFEKEHNEIHVRLLNEESDVKDKIIGSEHQISEQESTLKSLLSEITGRCVQPDLDLLTGIERIHSTYENLESPAGFSYELKKEIFPLPPQYFGLHKISTFQEYLTLDAETAHCSLIISQDGKTATFQGLEPNSVHKSKAFTSHPAVLGSEGFNAGRHFWQVEGRGLVEWSLGVCKESFPRNVPIPPTPDNGCWRIQLRATTPGTGDSGNSCRIGVFLDYELGEVSFYDLYKRSPLYLYSAIFTGKLMPYFSVGSSSTSLTLNLVEDEV encoded by the coding sequence ATGGCCCAGGCAGCCTCCCTGGCACAGCTCCAAGCAGAAACCAGCTGCCCCATCTGCCTGGATTACCTGCAAGACCCCGTGACCACTGACTGTGGGCACAACTTCTGTCACTCGTGCATCCTCCAGCGCTGGGAGGACCTGCAGGGCGACTTCCCCTGTCCTGTGTGCCTCCAGCACTGCCCTGACAGGAGCCTCAGGAGGAACACCCAGCTCTGTCACATGGTTGATGTTGTGAAGCAGCTTCCCAACACGGAAGGTGAGGGGAAGCAGCAGGAAGAGAAACCACTATGTGAGAAGCACCATCAGGTTCTCAGCCTGTTTTGTGAGGAGGACCTGGAgctgctgtgtccccagtgccAGGTCTCCTGTGACCACCAGGATCACCACCTGGTGCCCATGGAACAGGCTGCAGCCTGTCATAGGAAGAGGCTCAAAGGCTCCATTGAGCCCCTGAAAAAGCAGTTAGAAGAGGCTGATATGGCATTAGACATGCAAGTCTCAAAATCATATGAGTTGCTGTGGAGGGTGgagcataaaaagagaaatttacacAGAGATGTTGAACACATTAAGGATTTCTTTGAAAAAGAGCACAATGAAATTCATGTTAGGTTACTAAATGAAGAGAGTGatgttaaagataaaataattgggAGTGAACACCAAATATCAGAGCAGGAATCCACATTAAAAAGTCTGCTTAGTGAAATAACTGGTAGGTGTGTGCAGCCTGACCTGGATTTACTGACAGGCATTGAAAGGATCCACAGCACATATGAAAACCTGGAGAGCCCAGCAGGCTTCTCCTATGAATTAAAGAAGGAGATTTTCCCTCTGCCCCCACAATATTTTGGCCTGCACAAGATTAGTACATTTCAGGAATATCTGACCCTTGATGCTGAAACTGCTCACTGCAGTCTCATCATTTCACAAGATGGGAAAACAGCAACATTTCAAGGCTTGGAACCCAACTCTGTTCATAAATCCAAGGCCTTTACTTCTCACCCAGCTGTCTTGGGTTCTGAGGGATTTAATGCTGGCAGGCATTTTTGGCAGGTTGAAGGAAGAGGCCTGGTTGAATGGTCCTTAGGTGTGTGTAAAGAATCTTTCCCCAGAAATGTTCCTATACCACCAACCCCAGACAATGGCTGCTGGCGAATTCAACTCAGGGCAACTACACCTGGCACGGGGGATTCAGGAAACTCCTGTCGGATTGGCGTTTTTCTAGACTATGAGTTGGGAGAagtttctttttatgatttgtaTAAAAGATCTCCTTTATATTTATACAGTGCCATTTTTACAGGAAAACTTATGCCCTACTTCTCTGTTGGATCTTCTTCCACATCACTTACATTGAATCTAGTTGAAGATGAGGTCTGA